The DNA window AACAAAGTGTtgcttattaacattatttaattttattaacacTTATTGAAGGAATTGGCTCAAGTCATTCAATCAGCAAACCACACCACACTACACTGGCTTTGCTGTATGTTTATGATTCACTATGATTACACTATTTTGACGTTTATAAtaaatcttttctttttctttttttcctttctccAGCAGGTTGAAAATCTCTCGCATGAATCTCTGATTCGTCGAGCATCATGTCTGGTCACTGACAGCGCCAACACGTACCTCTCTCAGACCACTCTAGCCCTGGTGGACGCCCTCACACAGTACGCCAAGGTAACActtataaacattattaattgATCATGATGATTAATGAGTGAATTATCAAATTAACTGGCTTTACTAACCGCTTTTCCCCCATAGGCACTACATACACTCATCAGCCTTCAGAAGCGATACATCGCCTCAATAGGGAAACTGAGCCCTGTTGAAGAGGACAGCATTTGGCAGGTCATCATTGGCCAGCGGGTGGAGGTAAGtgctctgtttatttactttttgtccAACAAGGTCTGCTAAGTGCTGTTGAACTAATGCAATCAGATTGATCTTGATTAGCTGGACTGATTAACAGACCTTGTTGATTTCGTACTTGTTATCTAAGCTCACTCTCACAGCATTGACATTGTTCGTCTTTCTCTTTCCAGGTTAGTGATCAATTAGAAGAATGTAAACGCTTCGAGTCAAACTGGATGAACGCCATCAACATTTGCGAGTTGTCAGCAGAAGCAGCCTACAATTCAGGTatgttaatgaattaataataataaattatttattaaattattaattatttaattaataaacctattacttttaaaggaatagttcacccaaaaataaaatgatttattcgTCCTCCATTTATTCTAAACTAGTTTCAGCTTCTTATATTAAACGCAAATGAAGATATATTGATGAATGCTGGAAAAACAAACAACCATTGActttgtattagtattttttgttcctactctgggggaggcagtggcgcagtaggtagtgctgtcgcctcacagcaagaaggttgctgggttgctggttcgaaccttagctcagtcggcgtttctgtgtggagtttgcatgttctccctgcctttgcgtgggtttcttccgggtgctccggtttcccccacagtccaaagacatttggtacaggtgaattgggtaggctaaattctccgtagtgtatgagtgtgtgtgtgaatgctggaagggcatccgctgcgtaaaaactggctggataagtttgcggttcattccgctgtggcgaccccagattaaacaagaaaattaatgaatgttcctactattgatgtcaatggctactttttttcagaatttattGAAATGTCTTGTTTTGTGATCAAATAAATTCATAAGTTTGTAACCACTTTAGGATTATTAAATGATGTGGGGTGGATAATGGGTGAATAAttccctaaataaataaataaaatgtacatatgAATGTGATATGGTCTATTAATTGATTCAGTGCTAATATTTTTGTACAGGAGCCGAGCATGCATGCACAGCAACAAAGACTAATCTGCAAGTGGCTCAATCTAAAGTGGAAGAGATTAGGAAGATCTCAAAAGAAGCGGAGAAAAAACTGGCGGAAACAAAAGCTGAAGAAATCCAGAGAATGGCCGAGTACGCCTCCAGCATTGACATTCATGATCTGGAAGACG is part of the Danio rerio strain Tuebingen ecotype United States chromosome 15, GRCz12tu, whole genome shotgun sequence genome and encodes:
- the diabloa gene encoding diablo, IAP-binding mitochondrial protein a (The RefSeq protein has 4 substitutions compared to this genomic sequence); protein product: MQAVKNCGLCASGSFLKGRTDFLLARRNMAVLRMSAACVQLLKHKTSVLCNSSVHQRILQRLPNVARSNAVPFSVGTGLCAVPFTQQVENLSHESLIRRASCLVTDSANTYLSQTTLALVDALTQYAKALHTLISLQKRYIASIGKLSPVEEDSIWQVIIGQRVEVSDRLEECKRFESNWMNAINICELSAEAAYNSGAEHACTATKTNLQVAQSKVEEIRKISKEAEKKLAETKAEEIQRMAEYASSIDIHDLEDVPEAYLRED